Genomic DNA from Halorussus rarus:
CGCCCTCGCCGAACCGAACGAACAGCTGTATCAGCGGATGCTCTACCTCCTCGCGGTGTTTCTCGACGTACTCGGCGTCGAGGGGTTGGTCCCTACTCATCGAAGTCGGTAATCCCTGGGTCGTACCCGCACGCCTCTCAAAAATCTTGGCGAACCAGCATGCGCGTCCGGGGAATCGCTTGCCTCCTGTCCCAGATTGCGTCCGCGTCGTCCCGTCGGGGCCGGGCTGTTCCGGACCGCGTCGAGCGCAGACGGGGGGACTTATCGGCCGCGAGGTACTTCACCCGCACATGGAAGTGTTGAATCCGCGCGTCCGGCTCGCCTGGAGCGTCGGCGCGGTCACGACCGCCGTCGTCCTCGGCATCGCCGTCGCCGCAGTGGACCGGTTCGCGCTCGGCGTGGGCCTCTGGGTCGCAGTCGCGGTCGCGGTCGCCGCACTGGTCCTGGGCGTCGCCTTCGCCGTCCTCCGGTACCGCGTCTGGCGGTTCGAGGTGCGCGAGGACGACCTCTACCTGGAGCGCGGCGTCCTGACCCGGGTGAACACGGTTGTCCCGTTCGTCCGGGTCCAGCACGTCGACACCCAGCGCGGGCCGGTCGAGCGCGCGCTCGGACTCGCCAGCGTCGTGGTGTACACCGCCGGGTCGCGGGGCGCCGACGTGCGCGTGCCGGGGCTGACGCCCGAGCGGGCCGACGACCTCCAGGAACGGCTCCGCCGCCTCGCCATCGAGAGCGAGAGCGACGCCGACGCGGTATGAGGCTCCACCCGTTCTCCGTCCCGCTCCGGGCGGCGTCCCGCGGGCTCAGCATCGGCCTCATGCTGTTCTTCCTCGGCCAGTCGCTGTCGGGGACCGACTTCCTCCCGTTCCCGCTCGCGGGGCCGGTGCTGGTCGCGCTGG
This window encodes:
- a CDS encoding PH domain-containing protein; its protein translation is MEVLNPRVRLAWSVGAVTTAVVLGIAVAAVDRFALGVGLWVAVAVAVAALVLGVAFAVLRYRVWRFEVREDDLYLERGVLTRVNTVVPFVRVQHVDTQRGPVERALGLASVVVYTAGSRGADVRVPGLTPERADDLQERLRRLAIESESDADAV